The Triticum dicoccoides isolate Atlit2015 ecotype Zavitan chromosome 6A, WEW_v2.0, whole genome shotgun sequence genome has a window encoding:
- the LOC119318256 gene encoding uncharacterized protein LOC119318256 isoform X4 yields the protein MDGRPRTPSTPHPCHGRSAPNSFDAAAMASYARSACGVGGLGELRRHLPPPPSPPTRTAGSRSPLLFRVCRQGGAAPDAGRSSSRGCGGAAPAAGRSSSRGCGGAAQSAGRSRLEAIAAGACVLFLPLVRVCRFLPLPAAGECGLFLLWEKARWGDGERVFALLGGMLGVRAGAPLVPN from the exons ATGGACGGCCGGCCCCGAACTCCTTCGACGCCGCATCCCTGCCATGGACGGTCGGCCCCGAACTCCTTCGACGCCGCAGCTATGGCGTCGTATGCGAGGTCGGCGTGTGGGGTGGGGGGtctcggcgagctccgccgccatctGCCACCGCCGCCGTCCCCGCCAACCCGCACGGCAGGATCCCGATCCCCGCTCTTATTCCGCGTCTGTCGTCAAG GAGGAGCAGCGCCGGACGCTGGAAGGTCCAGTAGCCGGGGCTGCGGAGGAGCCGCGCCGGCCGCCGGGAGGTCCAGTAGTCGAGGCTGCGGAGGAGCCGCGCAGAGCGCCGGGAGGTCCAGACTAGAAGCCATAGCCGCTGGTGCGTGTGTGCTATTCCTGCCGCTGGTGCGTGTGTGCCGCTTCCTGCCGCTTCCTGCCGCTGGTGAATGCGGGTTGTTCCTGCTATG GGAAAAGGCCCGTTGGGGCGATGGAGAGAGGGTGTTCGCGCTGTTGGGAGGGATGCTTGGTGTTCGGGCTGGGGCTCCTCTCGTCCCGAACTAA
- the LOC119318256 gene encoding uncharacterized protein LOC119318256 isoform X1, with protein MDGRPRTPSTPHPCHGRSAPNSFDAAAMASYARSACGVGGLGELRRHLPPPPSPPTRTAGSRSPLLFRVCRQGGAAPDAGRSSSRGCGGAAPAAGRSSSRGCGGAAQSAGRSRLEAIAAGACVLFLPLGKGPLGRWREGVRAVGRDAWCSGWGSSRPELIRSIHAQIPSERIVRCAEVPDRTFGRYRRPCLNIQQLQCVVSSLSNSMAKRTGGSTYNLPFFPHLLYDTSSRILCGKI; from the exons ATGGACGGCCGGCCCCGAACTCCTTCGACGCCGCATCCCTGCCATGGACGGTCGGCCCCGAACTCCTTCGACGCCGCAGCTATGGCGTCGTATGCGAGGTCGGCGTGTGGGGTGGGGGGtctcggcgagctccgccgccatctGCCACCGCCGCCGTCCCCGCCAACCCGCACGGCAGGATCCCGATCCCCGCTCTTATTCCGCGTCTGTCGTCAAG GAGGAGCAGCGCCGGACGCTGGAAGGTCCAGTAGCCGGGGCTGCGGAGGAGCCGCGCCGGCCGCCGGGAGGTCCAGTAGTCGAGGCTGCGGAGGAGCCGCGCAGAGCGCCGGGAGGTCCAGACTAGAAGCCATAGCCGCTGGTGCGTGTGTGCTATTCCTGCCGCTG GGAAAAGGCCCGTTGGGGCGATGGAGAGAGGGTGTTCGCGCTGTTGGGAGGGATGCTTGGTGTTCGGGCTGGGGCTCCTCTCGTCCCGAACTAATTCGTTCGATCCATGCCCAGATTCCTTCCGAACGAATCGTTCGGTGTGCGGAGGTCCCAGACCGAACGTTCGGCCGTTATCGGCGTCCATGCCTTAACATACAACAACTTCAATGTGTTGTATCTAGCTTGTCTAATAGCAT gGCAAAAAGAACCGGAGGGAGTACCTACAACCTTCCTTTCTTTCCTCATTTATTGTATGACACATCATCAAGAATTTTATGTGGCAAAATCTAA
- the LOC119318256 gene encoding uncharacterized protein LOC119318256 isoform X3: MDGRPRTPSTPHPCHGRSAPNSFDAAAMASYARSACGVGGLGELRRHLPPPPSPPTRTAGSRSPLLFRVCRQGGAAPDAGRSSSRGCGGAAPAAGRSSSRGCGGAAQSAGRSRLEAIAAGQKEPEGVPTTFLSFLIYCMTHHQEFYVAKSNNNYLTTIRDALKASPTTVNLVLVNFPPRT, translated from the exons ATGGACGGCCGGCCCCGAACTCCTTCGACGCCGCATCCCTGCCATGGACGGTCGGCCCCGAACTCCTTCGACGCCGCAGCTATGGCGTCGTATGCGAGGTCGGCGTGTGGGGTGGGGGGtctcggcgagctccgccgccatctGCCACCGCCGCCGTCCCCGCCAACCCGCACGGCAGGATCCCGATCCCCGCTCTTATTCCGCGTCTGTCGTCAAG GAGGAGCAGCGCCGGACGCTGGAAGGTCCAGTAGCCGGGGCTGCGGAGGAGCCGCGCCGGCCGCCGGGAGGTCCAGTAGTCGAGGCTGCGGAGGAGCCGCGCAGAGCGCCGGGAGGTCCAGACTAGAAGCCATAGCCGCTG gGCAAAAAGAACCGGAGGGAGTACCTACAACCTTCCTTTCTTTCCTCATTTATTGTATGACACATCATCAAGAATTTTATGTGGCAAAATCTAACAACAATTATCTTACAACCATTAGAGATGCCTTAAAGGCATCTCCAACAACTGTAAATTTGGTGTTGGTAAATTTCCCACCTAGGACAtaa
- the LOC119318256 gene encoding uncharacterized protein LOC119318256 isoform X2 → MDGRPRTPSTPHPCHGRSAPNSFDAAAMASYARSACGVGGLGELRRHLPPPPSPPTRTAGSRSPLLFRVCRQGGAAPDAGRSSSRGCGGAAPAAGRSSSRGCGGAAQSAGRSRLEAIAAGKRPVGAMERGCSRCWEGCLVFGLGLLSSRTNSFDPCPDSFRTNRSVCGGPRPNVRPLSASMP, encoded by the exons ATGGACGGCCGGCCCCGAACTCCTTCGACGCCGCATCCCTGCCATGGACGGTCGGCCCCGAACTCCTTCGACGCCGCAGCTATGGCGTCGTATGCGAGGTCGGCGTGTGGGGTGGGGGGtctcggcgagctccgccgccatctGCCACCGCCGCCGTCCCCGCCAACCCGCACGGCAGGATCCCGATCCCCGCTCTTATTCCGCGTCTGTCGTCAAG GAGGAGCAGCGCCGGACGCTGGAAGGTCCAGTAGCCGGGGCTGCGGAGGAGCCGCGCCGGCCGCCGGGAGGTCCAGTAGTCGAGGCTGCGGAGGAGCCGCGCAGAGCGCCGGGAGGTCCAGACTAGAAGCCATAGCCGCTG GGAAAAGGCCCGTTGGGGCGATGGAGAGAGGGTGTTCGCGCTGTTGGGAGGGATGCTTGGTGTTCGGGCTGGGGCTCCTCTCGTCCCGAACTAATTCGTTCGATCCATGCCCAGATTCCTTCCGAACGAATCGTTCGGTGTGCGGAGGTCCCAGACCGAACGTTCGGCCGTTATCGGCGTCCATGCCTTAA